The Coffea arabica cultivar ET-39 chromosome 6e, Coffea Arabica ET-39 HiFi, whole genome shotgun sequence genome contains the following window.
GATAAGGGAAGTATATCGACTCAAAAGTATGAAGCTGTGGAGGAAAAATTTCAGGCATCAGTCAGTGGAAGCAAGAAAGGAGACAAGAAGCAATGGTGAAGGAGTCTGAAAACTAGTAGGACCCCATTAAGAGATATCACTGATAGAGGAAATGTTAGGGGGTTTGGAGAGAAAAGGAAAGTGCAGGAAGCAAAGCAAGACATGGACATAATGGAAGAGGACATAATGGAAGAGGACATAACAGAAGCTCCTAAAAATAAGATGATGAAAGTGGACAGGGTTGCTGGTTATCTTGGAGGGGAATTAGAGGCTAGCCCCGAAATGCCTCCTTTCCAATGAAAGTGATGGTGTGGAATTGTCGACGTGCAGGAGgccccttgacaattccccaACTGAAGGAGGTAATACACCTCCACTCTCCTAACATAATGTTTTTGAGTGAGACAAAAAACCAGGAAAAATTCATGAAACAGGtgcaaaaaagaattaattttGAGAATAGCTTTGTGATGAGTTGAAAGGGGAGAGCAGGGGGTCTAACCCTGTTCTGGAAAGATGAAGTGTGTATGCTAGATGTGAATGGTACTGATTGGTACATTGAAGCAAGGGTGGTAGATCAGGCTACCAATAGCCACTAGTGATTGGTAGGAATCTATGCAAGTACTGAGGATAGCGTAAGAAAGCAACAATGGAAGATTATAGAGGAAAAAAAGAGGGGGTGGGGTGAGACATGGGTGTTGGTGGGAGACTTTAATGATATTTGCTCCAATGGGAAGAAAtggggagggagagagaggcCAGAGGGAAGCTTTAGGGCCTTTAATACCTTCATTAAAGGGAATGAACTAGTGGATATAGGGTCTGTGTGGGTACCATGGACTTGGAGTAATACGTGCGAGAGGGAGGGAGAAATAAGGGAGAGATTGGATAGGTGCTTAGGCAGTGTTAGTTGGGtgcagaaatttgagaaagCTAACTATGAACATATTGAAAAGGAGGCATCTGATCACTGCCTTCTAATCCTGGATACAAACCCACAACAAAGGAAAGTGAAGAGAAGATTCTATTTTGATCAAAGATGGGCAAAGGACAAAGAATTAGATACAGTAATCAAAAGAGCATGGGGGGTGGAACAACATGGATCAAGAATGGTCAGAGTGGTAAGAAGGATAAAGGAGTGCAGACTAGCTTTGATCAAATGGAATAGAAAAGTGAAAGGTAATGCAAAGGTAAAGATCCAAGAGCTCAAGGAGAAACTGAAAGTAGCAAGAGAGGAAGGTGATCCATGCAATAATAGAGTCATTGCATCCCTGAAAAGACAATTAAGTAAAGCTTACAAGGATGATGAGCTGCTATGGAGTCAGAAATCAAGAAGCAGATGGCTTAAAGAGGGGGACAAGAATACAGGTTTTTTTCCATATAAGTGTAATGACAAAAAGGAAACGAAACAGGATTAGCATGCTACAAAAGCTGAATGGGGATTGGTGTAGGAGTGAACAGGAAATTGAAGACGAATTGTGCTAGCACTATAGGGAGCTCTTCACCTCTACTGATCCTAAGGAATTTGATGAAGTGCTGCAGGGTATACCTCGCACTATTTCCAGTCTAATGAATGAGCAGTTGATTAAACATGTGGATGAGACGGAAATTAAGCAAGCTATCTTCTCTATgtttcctaacaaatctcctGGAGTAGATGGTATGTCTCCATTATTTTTCCAAACCTACTGGAACATCATTAAAGTTGATATTGTCAATGCCATTAGTAGTTTCTTTCATACTGGCAACTTACTTAGAACTGTGAATGAAACCATTATCTCCCTAATTCGAAAAGTTGACAATCCTGTGATGTTGACCAATTTCAGACCTATTAGCTTACGCACAGTGTTGCATAAAATCATCTCTAAAGTATTGGCTAATAGATTGAAAACATTTCTTAAACACTGCATTAGTCCCTCTCAATCTGCTTTTGTCCCAGGGAGACAAATTTTGGACAATGTATTATTGCACAtgaaattttacattttctgaaAAGTAAGAGGACTGGTAAAGTAGGCTTCATGGCCCTAAAGTTAGATATGTCTAAAGCCTATGATATGGTGGAATGGAAATTTTTAGGAAGACTTATGATGCACATGGGATTCTGTCCTACTTTTGTTCACTGGATCATGGCTTGTATTTCCACAGCCTTATATTCCTTTAATCTGAATGGACAAAAGGTGGGCTATATAAGGCCTTCCAGAGGAATCCGACAAGGAGATCCTCTATCTCCTTATTTGTTTATAATCTGTACTGAAGGGCTTTCTAACTTACTCAAGAAAGCTGTGGAAGGGAAGCAATTAACTGGCATTAAAATCTGCAAAGATAGCCCTATGGTTTCTCACTTGTTTTTTTGCAGATGATTCACTATTGTGCTGCAAAGCAAGTAAGTAGGAAGCACTAAAGGTGAAGGAGATCCTCCAGCAATATGGACAAGCATCAAGACAGGTAGTTAACTTTGACAAATCTGTAATGTTTTTCAGCAGAAACACTCCTAACCAGATAAGAGAGGAGATCAGTGAGGTTCTGGATAGCATgagagaggcacatagtggaaAATATCTACGCTTACCTATGACTATAGGGAGGGCTAAGAACCAGGTGTTTGGATatctgaaaaataaaataaacagtaaGCTACAAGGGTAGAAACAGAAGGTGCTTAGTCAAGGAGGGAAAGAGGTTTTCATCAAATCAATTCTCATGGCAATGCCAACATACGTTATGTCATGCTTTAAACTACCTAAAGGTATGTGCAAGGAAATATGTGGTAGAATTGCCAGATTCTAGTGGAGGGATGGGGACAAAGAAAACAAGTTGCATTGGGTTAGATAGGGTAACCTGTCAAAAGTCAAAGGGAAAGGGGGGTTGGGTTTTAGAGACTTGGAAGCTTTCAACCTAGCTCTGCTTGCCAAACAAATATGGAGAGTAGTTACCAATCCAAATTTGTTAGTAAGAAAAGTTTTGAAAGCTAAATATATGAAAGAAGAAGAATGGCTAGAGAAGAATCCTCCAAATACTGCATCCTGGTGCTGGAAAAGTATTCACAAGGGGGGGAGTTATTACAAAAGGGATTATGAAAGAGAGTGGGAGATGGAAGGATAGTGAAGATCTGGTAGGATAGATGGATCCCTGGCTTGGAAAATGGAAGAGTATCAACAGTAAGGCCTGCTGATTGCCAGTTATGTCATGTTCATGAATTGATTGAGGGGGGGGGAAGTGGAAGATAGATTGCCTGCAGAAATGGTTTAATGCAAAAGATGTGGAGTACATAACTAGCATTCCCCTCAGCTTATATAGAAGAAAGGACATACTCTACTAAAAACACAGCAAATCTGGTGTGTATACAGTGAAGACTGGATATGCTGCAGCAAAACTGGAAGGTGAGACTCAAAGTTGAAGGATAGAACCTGGCTCAGAAACTAGCTGGGAAATTAGGAAACACACTGTGTGGAAAAGACTATGGAGTCTAAACATTAAGATGCAACTGAAACATTTTCTATGGAGGTGCCTGCAGAATAGCTTGCCAGTTAATGAAGCCATCTATAAGAGAATTGGGAAAGGGAAGCAACCTATGTAATTGTTGTGGTGAGGATACTGAAACCATTGAGcacatctttttcttttgtccaAAGGCTCAAGTGGTGTGGAGGATAGCTCCTATGAGTTGGGAGGGGATAACTGAGTTGTAAAGTAACATATGGAGATGGTGGGATGCAGTGATACAATCTGCTAAGGAGGAACAAGGAATGGATAGAATTAAGCTTACGGTCAATATATTATGGCAAATCTGGAAGGCTAGAAACAGGATGACATTCCAACGTGAGAACGTGGATGCAAAACTGATAGTGGACAAAGCACAGTAGGAATGGACTGAATATGAAGCTAAGACTGAAACAGATACAAGACCAAATGCTTCATCAGAAGTGGACAGATAGCTGCAACATGGTTGGGAACCACCTAAGGAAGGTGTGATCAAAATAAATACTGATGCAGCAATCTCAGCTAAAATGGTAAGAACAGGGTTGGGGATAATAACTAGGAACTGGCGCGGAGGGATTGTGAAAGCAAAAGGAATCACTGAAAGCAGGAGAGGGGAAGCAGCCAACAAGGAAGCACTAGCCATAAGAAGTGCACTAAAAATGGCAAAAGATGCAGGATGGACAAACATAGAGATCCAATCTGACTGCAAAAGTGTTGTAAGCCCAATTAACACAGGCAATGTTCAGGATTGTAGCTTACAAACAATCCTGGAAGACATTGAGAACCTAAAACAGGTTTTTGACTGCTGCATATTTTCTTTTGTTCCCAGAGCTGCAAATGGTTGTAGTCATTCTCTGGCTCAATTTGTAGTCAAGTTGATTAGGAATGTTAAGTGGGAATAATCCTTCCCAACATGGCTATTATAATTAGTCAGAAAAGATATGGGGGTAGTTACTCCTTTTTGTAATTAGTTTTTGTATTATCAAGTGTTAATATCTATAAAAATGTTAacgtttgttgaaaaaaaaaaccacaaaaaaTAAGACAGGGAGGCAATTTGAAGCTCCAAATGAAGTTGGAAAGAGCTCTGTTCAGAATGAGATAATTGATTTCCATCAGTGACAGAAGTCGACTTCACTCGAAAAGTGACGTAAAGAATCACGTGGCCAGTATTCCATTGGATTTGCAGGCTAATCCAGCAGCCTTAACAGTGAAGTCACACGTATGTATCTCATATTTCTGTAATTATTTATTAAACTGAAATgtctatattatttattttaaaaatatataataattagtttttatttttctaagcTAGATTAGGTTTAAACTTGAGCTTGAACTCAAGCACAAGTTTTATAGAATTTTACATAGAAAACTCATCAATTTCAAATTCGAGTTCAATATTGATAAAATTagatcgaattcgaattcaagCTCGTAACCAAAATTGGACCAATTTGCCGCCATAATGACTGTTAGATATGATATGTACTCAAGTGGGCACGTAGAAAGCTTTTTGTTTGAAGAAACGGATGTGAAAAGTTACATAAAAGAACTTGTACAAATACAGCAGTCAAATTGTGCAAATACACCAGGGAATAAATCCAAAGAATGATAAAATTCTAGTAGGGGAcagtaggggtggcaattttcaaCACGatctgaaaacacgacacgaacctaacacgaaattaatgagtttgggttgaggtttcgggaattcgggtcagaatcgggttggacccgatgaacccgaaaagaaaacaggtcgatttcgggtcaacccgtggcgacctgatatgacccgatatgacccgtttacgaattaaaaataatttaataaacataaaaataattttatctaactaaactaagttattctttttttcaaaggcattaattacttaatcctaaatgaatttatttaatttgtgtgaagttgaaattattatatttggacaaataatatattatattattttttacttttatactgttttaatttattttatattttgtttgggataaaacacttttacggtgtttaatttattttagatttggtttggaattatttatttaaatttttattacttgattatgtaattagttttgtgagaaattgattttattagaaattacagtgaaaaattaataaattaaaattaagtttcgactcatttcgggtcgacccgtcaacccgtcaacctgaaattttcgggttcgggtcagcatacctgacccgtcacgggttgacGGGTCGgattcgggtcaacagattttctgacgggttgacccgaacccgacccgccaacctgatttggactcgaattgccacccctagggGACAGTGAGAGAGTTTGTATCGATGGAAACTTGACAGCGATCGTCACTTAATAATATCGATGGAAACTTGACAGCGATCGAGGAGAATTGTCGTAGTAAGTAGCAGCCATGCCATTGGGTAGTTAAACTTAAACAGGCTCTTGCTCTTAttggatgatttctccatcTTTGACGTCCTTTGCCTCCTTGGACTTAAATTACTTTTTCTGAAACCACTATCCGTCCATCCTTTAGATAATGAGTGTCTGGTTGGGAATATTTGGATTGAGTTAACTTTAGGTCTTCCTTTCTATTATCAACACTTCATCTAAAGCCCCACCATGTTAGGTCACTTTGAGGTGTGTCTTAATTTCTTAAGattgtttgacaaaaaaataaaaaaaaagtgtcgTTTCATGAAGtaattaaacttttttgttttaacttgaaattttggaagaagaaaAGTTTTCTCTCTCGAACATATAGGGGGCAATTCTCATAATgtttaaataagaaggaaactaaaccaaattttcaaAGGTGTTACGAAAAGCAGTtcccaaaatttttcatttctaagggaaaaaaaatcaatgtaGAGCAATAATTTTGAAGAAGCAATGGCATGCATGaccaaattggaaaaaaaaaaagtgatggaAAAAAAACAATGGCATGCATGTTACGTGGGGCACTTTCTTCTGCACCTTTGTGATAAGGATCCCAACATTTACTTCAAGCTTCATTCAATCAATCTCCAAACATTTGGGGAATTGCACCCCTGATTTGTAACACTAACATTTCAATAGCGTTAAAATAGGCCAAGAAGCCCCCTTCTTTATGAACACTAAAAAAAATccaataacaaaagaaaatattaaaatcaactgaaaagaaaaagaaaaggaacagtGCAGTGGATATAATAAATGCAACCTAAATTTGAGAGTTACAAACAACTAATTAATCTCCTTACTCAATGGCAATTCAACTCAAGACAATCTCAACCAAAAGAGGGGTACAAGATTAGTATAAGATTATCATACAGAGAAGAGACTAGTATAAGATTACATCTCCTAAATATGTCAATCcctacaaaaaaatttttaagaaatcgATGCTTTTTTATTAATACATGCCTTTAGATTGTCATATCATGTCAGCAACACAAGGATTTATCGTAGCGCTTGCATCAATTAAAACCACACTATACTATACATTTGACTGtactacaagaaaaaaaaaaaagagagagagagaaagaagaacGACACAGCATACCAGACTCTTCAGTCCTCTGAAATGAATATCTTAGGTTCAAGCCTCAAGGTTGGTTTGTTGATTAAAAAACCTGACCGTCCAGTGTGATTCagaatctcagagaaaacactGTCAAACCTTGAAGTTGTCACTGCTTGTCGTGGATGTCCAAGTTGTAAATACCATCTCAATCTTGCCAGCAGAATCTTGGTCACCTCCTGATTCAGAAGTCGCATCCGTATCATCATCGGTCATATTTTGCACATCTCCTCCTTGCATATGCAAGGGAAATGGATCAGGTCGACCACCCTCATTTTCAGCTGCCTCCTGGACTTGCAATGCTAATTCAAGGCCACCAACTACATCATCCATTCCCGGTCGTTGAATCCCTTGATCTTTCAAACAATTAATGGCCGTTTCAGCAAAAATCCTCAAACACTGGGGAGCAATCTCGCCCTTTACATCTGGGTCCACGACTCGATGGATAATCCCTTTTTTGTAACACTTCTTGGCCCATTCAGCCAAATTCACCTGCTCCTGGGGTAAGTCTAGAATAATAGGTGCCCGACCACACAAAACTTCAAACAAAACCACCCCGAATGAGTACACATCGGACTTGTCCGTCAATTGCTGTCTCGTGTAGTACTCGGGATCTATGTAGCCAAAACTCCCCTTGACCTGCGTGCTGATATGGCTGTAAATCCCACTTGGACCAAGTTTGGATAATCCGAAATCCGAAACTTTGGCCACCCATGCCTCGTCCAGTAATATGTTGGTTGACTTGACATCGCGGTGAATGATAGTGTGCTTGGTGCCCGTGTGGAGATAATCCAACCCTTTGGCGGCGCCAATGCAGATTTGAAGGCGTTGTTTCCATGGGAGCGGTGGATTGTCTGTTCTGTAGAGATGATCGCGGAGGGTTCCATTAGCCATATAATCGTAAACCAAGATCATCTCACCCTTTTCATCACAATAGCCTATCAAGGAAACCAAATGAAGGTGTCTTAAATTTGATAGCAACTCGATCTCGGTTTGGAATTCGCGGGCACCCTGTCTTGATGAAGGATTTAATCGCTTTATCGCAACCGTTGTTAGATTGTTGTCTATGTACCCTTTGTACACGTTTCCAAATCCTCCAGTCCCAATCACAAACTTGGCATCAAAGTTGGCCGTAGCGGATccaatctcctccaacaaaaatcTTCTAAGCGACGATGAGCCTGATGCTCCAGTCTTTGTTGACCTTGGCGGGCTTGAAAGTGGGGTCCAAGATGGGTTTGGAGCAGTTTTCTTGTCCACGTCTGTTACCCGTCTCTTCCATCGCCACCGGAAAAACAAGAAACCAATGATTAAAACCATGGCAGCCCCTCCTGCTGCCCCTCCTCCGATGGCAGCAAAAGGTACTCGAGATTTTCCACGATTCCCCTTGGGATCATGATTGGTCCCGTCAAGACTCCCGTCGGTGTTATTCACTTTGAACAATTCTAAGCCATTCAAGATTGCATCAGCGTACTTTGGTTTGGTATCAAGATTCGGGTGCAGACCAAGAAACAAGTCTTGCTTGGTCTGGCCATCGTCTGGTGGGTTTGGAACGAACACGAGGTAGTCTCTGAATACCGGGACTTctgggccgcctgcccaatgTATAACATCAGCTTCTGGCTCAGCTATTCTATCACCGATAAATATTTTGAACAGCCGTTGGTTCTCCGCTGTAATCAAATCGGGATTAATCTCACAAAAATGCAACCTCATGAGATAATAAAACCCAGAATCAACAGGAAACATCCAGCTCAAGTTGAAGCTGGTGCTGAACTTTCCCATCGCCCTGGCAGTAGCATAAACAACTGGGGGTGCGGTGTAATTTGGGGTTTCTGTAGTGTACTTGATGGCACTGTCAGAATCGCtcaactgatttccttcatctGTGCCCCAGAGGAATTTGAAATCGGAAGTCCATCTGCGGAACATCCCACTATCTTCCACCTCAGAAACAGCATTACCTCCTACGTTGAGCCTGtaaagagcttcaaaggcagtTTTGTTCTGATCAAACTCAAACTGAACATTCGGATAATCCACGAATTTAAGGGGATTGTTGAGCATATCATGGTTGCCCATGTAGAGATCTTCCGGGGTTGAAACAACTTCAATTCCATTAACGAAAGCGTAGGAATTCGAAGAGGGAAAAAAGGTAACGTTGAGGAACTGATTCATATTCTGAATATTGATGATATATTCTTTAACAACGGAATTGATTATATGTTCTTCAAAAACAAAGGGTGGTGAGAATCCCTTGCTAGAAACTGTGAGATATGCGCTAAAGTTACTGAGAAGGGTGTAGTTATTAGCCCTGACATTGAAGAAAGAATCAGTTGTGTTGAGACCCCCGGAGTACGAGGTAGGGTAGAAGTAAAGGCGGAGAAACTTTTTGCCTAGGCTGACAGGGAAGGTGT
Protein-coding sequences here:
- the LOC140009790 gene encoding uncharacterized protein; amino-acid sequence: MDIMEEDIMEEDITEAPKNKMMKVDRVAGGPLTIPQLKEKWGGRERPEGSFRAFNTFIKGNELVDIGSVWVPWTWSNTCEREGEIRERLDRCLGSVSWVQKFEKANYEHIEKEASDHCLLILDTNPQQRKVKRRFYFDQRWAKDKELDTVIKRAWGVEQHGSRMVRVVRRIKECRLALIKWNRKVKGNAKVKIQELKEKLKVAREEGDPCNNRVIASLKRQLSKAYKDDELLWSQKSRSRWLKEGDKNTGFFPYKCNDKKETKQD
- the LOC113695092 gene encoding receptor-like protein kinase FERONIA; translation: MFTLLVYLCFLFNLLFVIASTGSTPPYTPTDYILINCGSSSNSTSVDGRKWDGDVGSKFSPNDMANISSAVTATELDSSVSRVPFSSARIIRSQFSYTFPVSLGKKFLRLYFYPTSYSGGLNTTDSFFNVRANNYTLLSNFSAYLTVSSKGFSPPFVFEEHIINSVVKEYIINIQNMNQFLNVTFFPSSNSYAFVNGIEVVSTPEDLYMGNHDMLNNPLKFVDYPNVQFEFDQNKTAFEALYRLNVGGNAVSEVEDSGMFRRWTSDFKFLWGTDEGNQLSDSDSAIKYTTETPNYTAPPVVYATARAMGKFSTSFNLSWMFPVDSGFYYLMRLHFCEINPDLITAENQRLFKIFIGDRIAEPEADVIHWAGGPEVPVFRDYLVFVPNPPDDGQTKQDLFLGLHPNLDTKPKYADAILNGLELFKVNNTDGSLDGTNHDPKGNRGKSRVPFAAIGGGAAGGAAMVLIIGFLFFRWRWKRRVTDVDKKTAPNPSWTPLSSPPRSTKTGASGSSSLRRFLLEEIGSATANFDAKFVIGTGGFGNVYKGYIDNNLTTVAIKRLNPSSRQGAREFQTEIELLSNLRHLHLVSLIGYCDEKGEMILVYDYMANGTLRDHLYRTDNPPLPWKQRLQICIGAAKGLDYLHTGTKHTIIHRDVKSTNILLDEAWVAKVSDFGLSKLGPSGIYSHISTQVKGSFGYIDPEYYTRQQLTDKSDVYSFGVVLFEVLCGRAPIILDLPQEQVNLAEWAKKCYKKGIIHRVVDPDVKGEIAPQCLRIFAETAINCLKDQGIQRPGMDDVVGGLELALQVQEAAENEGGRPDPFPLHMQGGDVQNMTDDDTDATSESGGDQDSAGKIEMVFTTWTSTTSSDNFKV